From one Streptomyces sp. ICC1 genomic stretch:
- a CDS encoding GNAT family N-acetyltransferase — translation MTDSIPAVVPSGRMAALPQPSYALPCGMRLRPWEAYDAPALVAAYADPDIRHWNRPDPLTEDRAVTRIARWRERWRTERAAVWAVAPAGGGVAVGVIGIADIDLRGGSGEIMYWLLPAGRGAGATAEGVLAVTRWAFEDLGLHRLRITHSVANPASCRVATKAGYPLEGTLRGAVLHADGWHDEHLHARLRTD, via the coding sequence GCCGCACTCCCGCAGCCGTCGTACGCCCTGCCCTGCGGGATGCGGCTGCGCCCCTGGGAGGCGTACGACGCCCCCGCGCTCGTGGCCGCGTACGCCGATCCGGACATCCGCCACTGGAACCGCCCCGACCCCCTCACCGAGGACCGGGCCGTCACCCGCATCGCCCGCTGGCGCGAGCGCTGGCGGACCGAACGGGCGGCGGTCTGGGCCGTGGCCCCCGCCGGAGGGGGCGTGGCCGTCGGCGTGATCGGCATCGCCGACATCGACCTGCGCGGCGGCAGCGGCGAGATCATGTACTGGCTCCTGCCCGCGGGACGCGGCGCCGGAGCCACCGCCGAGGGCGTGTTGGCCGTGACCCGCTGGGCCTTCGAGGACCTCGGCCTGCACCGCCTGCGCATCACCCACTCGGTGGCCAACCCGGCGTCCTGCCGCGTCGCGACGAAGGCCGGCTACCCCCTGGAAGGCACCCTGCGCGGCGCGGTCCTCCACGCGGACGGCTGGCACGACGAACACCTCCACGCGCGACTGCGCACGGACTGA